A single genomic interval of Marinitoga sp. 38H-ov harbors:
- a CDS encoding electron transfer flavoprotein subunit alpha/FixB family protein — MNRDVWVYIEIENNNIKKVSLELLNEGRKLANKLNSNLVAIYINNKDYFSEIGKYNVDKIIQLHNEKIKHYNTQIFTKAISDLALEKKPYIFLIGATHQGRDLAPRIAAKLNTGLTADCTNLDLDENGLLLQTRPAFGGNIMATIICPEHTPQMATVRPGVFEKTKINENKNYSVEKIEFEPINSNIEILNLLKKESLSKDISESDIIIAGGRGLGNPKGFELLEELASELNGVVAASRAAVDAGWANHDIQVGQTGKSVKPKIYIACGISGAIQHIAGMKDSKCIIAINKNKDAPIFKIADYGIVGDLYEVIPVLIKKLKENKN; from the coding sequence ATGAATAGAGATGTATGGGTTTATATAGAAATAGAAAACAATAATATAAAAAAAGTTAGTTTAGAATTACTTAATGAAGGTAGAAAATTAGCTAATAAACTAAATTCTAATTTAGTAGCAATATATATTAATAATAAAGATTATTTTTCAGAAATTGGAAAATACAATGTTGATAAAATCATACAATTACATAATGAAAAAATAAAACATTATAATACTCAGATATTTACAAAAGCTATATCAGACTTAGCATTAGAAAAAAAACCATATATATTTTTAATTGGAGCAACTCATCAAGGAAGAGATCTAGCGCCAAGAATTGCTGCAAAATTAAATACTGGACTAACCGCAGATTGTACAAATTTAGATTTAGATGAAAATGGATTATTATTACAAACAAGACCAGCTTTTGGTGGAAATATTATGGCTACTATAATTTGTCCAGAACACACACCACAAATGGCAACAGTTAGACCAGGTGTGTTTGAAAAAACAAAAATTAATGAGAATAAAAACTATTCTGTAGAAAAAATAGAATTTGAACCAATTAATTCTAATATAGAAATACTAAATCTATTAAAAAAAGAATCATTAAGTAAAGATATTTCAGAAAGCGATATAATTATTGCTGGCGGAAGAGGATTAGGAAATCCTAAAGGGTTTGAATTATTAGAAGAATTAGCTTCTGAACTAAACGGTGTTGTTGCTGCATCTAGAGCAGCTGTTGATGCTGGATGGGCAAATCATGATATTCAAGTTGGGCAAACAGGAAAATCTGTTAAACCAAAAATCTATATTGCATGTGGAATATCAGGAGCAATTCAACATATAGCTGGAATGAAGGATTCTAAATGTATAATTGCAATTAATAAAAATAAAGATGCACCAATATTTAAAATTGCTGATTATGGTATAGTTGGAGATTTATATGAAGTAATTCCTGTTTTAATAAAAAAACTAAAAGAAAATAAAAATTAA